A window of Oryza glaberrima chromosome 2, OglaRS2, whole genome shotgun sequence genomic DNA:
GGCTACCTGCAGGATGGAGAggatgcatatgcatgatatgatGTTGTACGAACCTTATCATAACGCGTAAAGACAAACCGACCAAAGGTCAATTACGCAACCGGAGAATTAATTCCAACACCTACAACTCTCCGTTTTAAATGTACATCACTTTTAAACATACGTTTTATCATTAAACTTATTTAAAACTTTAACTTTATGAAATACTTACtcagtctcaaaatataaaagatattTTGGACGGATGAGAGATTTACTTAGTagtataaatctggacagactccatatccaaattcattataCTAAAAGTTTTCTTATCcgtccaaaatttcttatattttaaatccatatccaaattcattatattaaaAGTGTCTTATCCattcaaaattccttatattttaaaacggaggaagcaCAAGTTATGCATGCTTAAAATACTATGAAACAAAAGAGATAATAATTGTATAAATTTTGTCAATAaacaaatgattaaatatatatGTCAGGAGGAAAGTACTAATacagtacatatatgtatacaagATCACAATACACACCGTATCATTGGTTAGGTATATATGAGAGAGATACATGCACTAGTATAATACACATTCACAGTTTCACACCAAGTAGCTTCCAAGATCACAACACTTCATAGCATTTGTTAGGCACGCATGAGAGAGATACATTCACTACTCTACTCTTAGATTTTACATTTTTACAAAGTATATGTATGACTTTAATCTTTTCTATGAACAGAACTATATGTACATATTTCCCTATATAAGCATGATTTTGATGAACAACAAACATAAAAGGGAAAACATTTACATGATCAATGCAcgcgtatatatatatcacatatttaATTAGCatgtgcatgcagatgcagtgcaagaaaaaaaaaactgcaagcTAAGACCTCACGACGTCGCCGATGGCTGGCGGCGGAGCACCGGcgggatgacggcggcggcgaaggggccAAAATGAGGCCGTCTGGCGCCGAACAaagcggcggacgacgacggcggtgagcCAGCGCCCGgagacggcacggcggcggcggtgatggcggcaggggcgccgccgccggcgaagacgcGCGGAGAGAAGCTCTCAGAAGCTGCCGCAGCAACGACCTTGCTATGCTCACATGAAGGGCACACCCGGAACACCGTGCCGGCAGCAGCTGGTAGGTGGTGGAGGCCGTACAGCGGCGGGTACGACGACGTGGTGGTTCGGAGAGCGCCACGCAGCTCGGCCACCTCCCTCTGCAGCCGCCGGTTCTCCCGCGTCAGCCTCTCACAGCAGCGCTTCAGATGCTCGCAGTCCACCTCCGTCTGCTTCAGCTTCGTCCTGAGaatgatatatacatatatgttgaGATGATtgattcatgaatcatgatataGTTTGGAGaatagctagctatagctagcatcATTCTTAATTTGTTTGAGATATTGGAGAACACAGCAAATTAAAGGGAGATTAGTAGTATATGGTATGGTTTGTTTGTTACCTAGCTCTTCTGTTTTGGAACCAGACCTCCACTTGGCGCGGTCGAAGGTTGAGCCGATTAGCTAAATCACTCTTTTGTTTCTGTATACGAAATGAAAGGTAACTTTTGATTTCATTTCGGCTGTATCGATCTTATGCAAACAAAGAACTTTAGCTTTATTGACTTTAATCGCGATATGCTGGAACTTTTTTCTAAAGGAAGCTTAAACTGTAAATTAACATCCCAATCACACTCGAGTGTGAAATCAAACATGTGATATGTAAGTTAACCACTGAAGTGAGATGTAACATTTATTGCCaagatttcaaaaattttattttgttacaaGGATCCGTTGCCATCAGAAGACCAATGTCCTCTGGAACTAATTTGGACTATTTCATAATCTAAGGCATCGTGTTAGTAGAAAACAGAGATGTGTGATGATTATATAGGGTTTCCTGAAGAACATATGGAATCCATCAAACTGTTATAACTCACAACGCTTTGTAGCATCGAAACTATATGTAACTGATCTCTTCGAACAAAGTCAAGAAGAGGAGGTAAATTAAGTTGATTGAACAATATCCTTCTAATTTATATGAACTAGACAGCATCTGCAAATTAAGAGACCTGATATACTTGATA
This region includes:
- the LOC127762174 gene encoding homeobox-leucine zipper protein HOX7 isoform X2, coding for MGDEEDLELVLGVRATRRDEQDDQTTCTQSSEEAMEGEEDETRPHGEAPVESLSFPLFVSSAETGSANSEMCTRGFDVNTRPADGGAEAGRPSSPSSMQEASTRQQVADQEAADDEDNGGGGARKKLRLSKEQSSFLEDSFKEHSTLTPKQKSDLANRLNLRPRQVEVWFQNRRARTKLKQTEVDCEHLKRCCERLTRENRRLQREVAELRGALRTTTSSYPPLYGLHHLPAAAGTVFRVCPSCEHSKVVAAAASESFSPRVFAGGGAPAAITAAAVPSPGAGSPPSSSAALFGARRPHFGPFAAAVIPPVLRRQPSATS